From a single Glycine soja cultivar W05 chromosome 19, ASM419377v2, whole genome shotgun sequence genomic region:
- the LOC114400572 gene encoding protein trichome birefringence-like produces the protein MADATKYVPIGGGNVATDLKSLSFILKTKKTVAAAYAFILAFVAFTVFLAFSPSPNASSPWFTNIFSPASTTDGSYKPQIPNIFSLLFPNSSDPLHNNTNSSRSPYPNTTTESQTLKETSLENRTQTTLVNSTQDAVPVPTTNQTTDSHAPSLEVKFPPPLASKEPPGVVKNQTFNSGEAKPMSTNQTTNATATATNVSVSFPVQNVPNQNTSSNSSVKVDSVKGVVVSNDNYTASLARKQSNGKKDHAKGSDESMESLMKCDFFDGEWVKDDAYPLYKPDSCSLIDEQFNCIRNGRPDKDYQKYKWKPKDCTLPRLDAHRMLQLLRGKRLVFVGDSLNRNMWESLICILRNAVKNKHNVFEANGRVHFRGEAAYSFIFKDYHFSVELFVSPFLVQEGEMTDKNGTKKETLRLDLVGKSSSQYKDADILVFNTGHWWTHDKTSKGQDYYQEGSHVYAELNVLEAFRRALTTWSKWVDANINPSKTMVFFRGYSASHFSGGQWNSGGQCDSETDPIDNEKYLTEYPDKMKVLEKVLKNMKTHVTYQNITRMTDFRKDGHPSIYRKQNLSPEERKSPLRFQDCSHWCLPGVPDLWNEVLYAELLLREYQNQHEQKHR, from the exons ATGGCTGATGCCACCAAGTATGTTCCCATCGGTGGTGGCAATGTGGCCACGGACCTCAAGAGCCTCTCTTTCATTctcaaaaccaaaaaaacagtGGCTGCTGCATACGCTTTCATACTCGCCTTCGTCGCTTTCACTGTTTTCTTAGCCTTTTCTCCTTCCCCAAACGCTTCCTCCCCCTGGTTCACCAACATATTCTCCCCCGCATCCACCACCGATGGTTCCTACAAGCCTCAAATTCCCAacattttctctctccttttccCAAACTCCTCTGATCCCCTGCACAATAACACTAACTCTTCTAGATCTCCTTATCCAAACACAACCACTGAATCTCAAACACTCAAAGAAACCTCTTTGGAAAACAGAACACAAACAACCTTAGTGAATTCAACCCAAGATGCAGTTCCTGTTCCAACCACAAACCAGACCACGGATTCTCACGCGCCAAGTTTGGAGGTGAAGTTTCCACCACCCCTTGCTAGTAAGGAACCACCAGGTGTTGTAAAAAACCAGACTTTTAACTCTGGTGAAGCTAAACCTATGAGCACAAATCAAACTACAAATGCTACTGCAACTGCAACCAATGTTTCAGTGAGTTTCCCTGTCCAGAATGTTCCAAATCAGAACACGAGTTCTAATTCTTCGGTGAAGGTGGATTCGGTAAAGGGTGTTGTTGTGTCGAATGATAATTACACGGCTTCTCTGGCGAGGAAACAGAGCAATGGGAAGAAGGATCACGCTAAGGGGAGCGATGAATCGATGGAGTCTCTGATGAAGTGTGATTTTTTTGATGGAGAGTGGGTTAAGGATGATGCCTATCCACTCTAtaagccagattcttgctctttgATTGATGAACAGTTCAATTGTATTAGGAATGGAAGGCCTGATAAGGATTATCAGAAGTATAAGTGGAAGCCAAAGGATTGCACCCTTCCAAG GTTGGATGCGCATCGAATGCTGCAATTGTTGAGAGGGAAACGACTGGTTTTCGTTGGCGATTCGCTCAATAGGAACATGTGGGAGTCATTGATTTGCATACTGAGAAATGCTgtgaaaaataaacacaatGTTTTTGAAGCAAATGGAAGAGTCCATTTTAGAGGCGAAGCCgcatattcatttattttcaaa GATTATCACTTCTCGGTGGAGCTTTTTGTGTCTCCATTCTTGGTTCAAGAAGGGGAAATGACTGATAAGAACGGGACAAAGAAGGAAACACTTCGTCTCGATTTGGTTGGTAAATCTTCATCTCAATACAAAGATGCAGATATTCTCGTCTTCAACACTGGCCACTGGTGGACTCATGATAAAACTTCTAAAGG GCAGGACTATTACCAAGAAGGTAGCCATGTGTATGCTGAATTAAACGTTCTTGAGGCATTCAGAAGAGCTTTAACGACTTGGAGCAAGTGGGTTGATGCCAACATAAATCCGTCCAAGACCATGGTCTTCTTCAGAGGCTATTCTGCTTCCCATTTCAG TGGTGGACAATGGAATTCAGGTGGACAATGTGATAGTGAAACTGATCCAATTGACAATGAGAAGTATCTAACCGAGTATCCAGATAAAATGAAGGTTTTGGAGAAGGTGCTAAAGAATATGAAAACCCATGTGACCTACCAAAACATCACTAGAATGACAGATTTCCGGAAGGATGGTCACCCCTCAATATACAGGAAGCAAAATCTATCACCGGAGGAAAGAAAATCACCTTTGAGATTCCAAGACTGCAGCCATTGGTGCCTTCCGGGTGTTCCTGATTTATGGAATGAAGTTCTCTATGCTGAACTTCTATTGAGAGAGTATCAGAATCAGCATGAGCAGAAGCATAGGTAA